The Streptomyces sp. NBC_00224 genome has a window encoding:
- a CDS encoding IS701 family transposase — MSNALFASLPRRDQRHKGEQYLRGLLTAKGRRSIRNVAACLGDPTLEQTLHHFICNSTWEWQPVREALACWLGQVISPQAWVVRQMSIPKSGSHSVGVGRSFDLYRNQMFHGQQAFGVWCASEEAGAPVNWRLVLPGAAGDEQGTATGASGGRSSRHTVETPEECATTAALEFAGLHGAPLLPVVLDLPVRDADALVRRFGAAGVPVLARVGAGSLFTVEEPALARFGTGPLPVQRILDSVKGRRQRVGRFDPGAPSGVRHTPAVKVRVGLPGGTPVFRDTREGGLALVGEWEEQHRAPTQLWLTNMAGVPTSTLLSLTRLADRVGQDLADHGDRSGLRDFEGRSLRGWHCHMTLASAAHALEVLTAGHRRAEGYFPKVS, encoded by the coding sequence ATGAGCAACGCGCTGTTCGCGTCCCTGCCGAGGCGGGACCAGCGGCACAAGGGGGAGCAGTATCTGCGCGGGCTGCTCACGGCGAAGGGGCGCCGGTCCATCAGGAACGTGGCGGCCTGCCTGGGTGATCCCACCCTGGAGCAGACCCTGCACCACTTCATCTGCAACTCCACCTGGGAGTGGCAGCCGGTGCGCGAGGCGCTGGCCTGCTGGCTCGGCCAGGTGATCTCGCCGCAGGCCTGGGTGGTGCGACAGATGTCGATCCCCAAGTCCGGCAGCCACTCGGTGGGGGTGGGCCGCAGCTTCGACCTCTACCGCAACCAGATGTTCCACGGCCAGCAGGCCTTCGGCGTGTGGTGCGCCTCGGAGGAGGCGGGGGCGCCGGTGAACTGGCGGCTCGTCCTGCCCGGAGCGGCGGGCGACGAGCAGGGTACGGCCACCGGTGCGTCCGGCGGAAGGTCCTCGCGCCACACCGTTGAGACGCCCGAGGAGTGCGCCACCACCGCGGCGCTGGAGTTCGCGGGCCTGCACGGCGCCCCGCTGCTGCCCGTGGTGCTCGATCTGCCGGTGCGCGACGCCGACGCGCTGGTGCGGCGGTTCGGCGCGGCCGGGGTGCCGGTGCTCGCGCGCGTCGGGGCCGGATCCCTGTTCACCGTGGAGGAGCCCGCCCTGGCCCGGTTCGGTACGGGCCCGCTGCCGGTGCAGCGGATCCTCGACTCGGTCAAGGGGCGCCGCCAGCGGGTCGGCAGGTTCGACCCGGGCGCACCCTCGGGCGTACGGCACACTCCCGCGGTCAAGGTACGGGTGGGGCTGCCGGGCGGGACGCCCGTGTTCCGGGACACCCGCGAGGGCGGGCTCGCGCTGGTCGGGGAGTGGGAGGAGCAGCACCGGGCGCCCACCCAGCTGTGGCTCACCAACATGGCGGGCGTGCCCACGTCCACGCTGCTGAGCCTGACCCGGCTGGCCGACCGGGTCGGCCAGGACCTCGCGGACCACGGGGACCGGTCGGGGCTGCGGGACTTCGAGGGGCGGTCGCTGCGCGGCTGGCACTGCCACATGACGCTGGCCTCGGCCGCCCACGCCCTGGAGGTCCTGACCGCCGGCCACCGGCGGGCCGAGGGCTACTTCCCCAAGGTGTCCTGA